ACGCCGGCCCGAGCCGCACCATGGGATCTCGGTTGCCGACATCTATCGGGACCATGCCATCGGAAGACTTCTCAAGCACGCCGTGCAAGCCTCACCCATGGACCACCAGGCGCCGGCATTGAAAATGTGAGTGTTGTACAGATGCAGGCACTTGGATCCGCTGCCGGCCCCCCGAGTCGCGGAACGCCTGACAACGGGCCCGACGTGGGCATGCCCGAATCCCCTCCGACGTTTTGTCGATGAGAGGATGGGGGAATATGGACACAGACCTGGACCCTCAGAACCCGGTCCCATCCGAGCGTGCAAACTGCGAGTCTGATCGGGTAGTCGAGACGCTTCGCCGTGAGATCGTCCTGGGAGTCATCCCTGCGGGAACACCGCTGGTGGAGCGGACTCTGGGCGCGCGGTTCGGGATCGCCAGCAGGCTCCCCGTCAGGGATGCGCTGCGCAGACTCGCGGCCGAGGCCCTGATTGATCATCCTCCGCGCCGTCGCGCAATGGTGCGAGCCTTCACGGGCCGGGACCTCGCGAACACGTCAGAAGTCTTCGAGATCGTCGATGCCCTGGCGATCCGGGAAGCTGCCGTTCGCCGGAGTCCGGCCGACCTCGAGGTGATGCAGCAGCACGTCCACAGTGGCAGGCGCGCTCTGTCCACCCACGACGCGGAGTCGCAGGCTCACCATGCCCGTGAATTCCGGTCCGCCATCTTCACAGCGGCCAGGAACACCACCCTCTCGGAGATCAAAGAGCGGATCGAAGCCCGTGTCTGGCGGATGGTGGAACACAAGGCCCGGCATACCGACGCAGGAAGTTTCTTCGACGATCTCTATTCCGCGATCTCAGCTCAGGACCCCGATACCGCAGAGTCGGCCTTTCTGAGGTACATGCAGCAATGGCGGCAGGTATGGAAGATCTCCGCGTTCAACGAGATCGACGCTCATTTGACCACAACCAGATCGGCTCCGGTCCAGACCACACCCAAACGACACGTAGCCAGCAAGGATCCTGGCTTCGTCCCGGAGTTCGAGAAGATCGCGACGTGCCTTCGTGATCAGATCCTCAGCGGCCGACGGCGGCCGGGCGACTGCCTCTCCGAACGTCAAATCGCACAGGAGTTCTCCGTGAGCCGCGCCCCTGTCGTGGAAGCGATCACCCTGTTGGTGCTGGAGGGGCTGGCGACGCGCCCCATGCATCGGAGCGCCGCTCTGGTCCGTGGAGTTCCAGACTCCGACGTATCCGATTTCTTCAATGTGTGCGCCACCCTCGACACGGCAGCCATCGTTCTGGCGGCAGAGCGTGCCACCACCGCACAGATCGACCACATGCGCCAGATAGTGGACGACGAAGAACGCGCGGCCTTAGCGGGTGACCTTCGACTCGTGATCGAGAAAGGGCGGGTCTGGCGCGAAGTACTCCATCAGATGACAGAGAACGATGTGCTCTCTGACTCGGTCCGGCTACTGCACGGCCGCCTTCAGATGCTCATGGACAGGGTCCATGACGCACTGAAGATCAGCCGGGGTCACCGGCTGATCTTCGACGCCATCGAGAGCAGACAACCTGCTGTTGCCAAGGCAGTCGTTCAACGGGTGTTCGCCCTGGACTGGCACGACGAAGTCACCATTCCTGTCTGACCCGGCACTGGTCCAGGACCGGCCGGCGCGAACCGCCTGGCACCGCCCCGGAGCGACCGCGCCCGGTCAGTGCCCCAGGCGCACCGGGAGCTTGTCGAGGCCGGAACCGGTGACCGGCACGGAGAGAACACTCAGACCCGGGCCCTTGTCCTCGGTCTGCACCACCGCGGCGTAGGCGGGTTCACCCGAGGCGGAGAGCAGATAGCCGACCACATCCGATCCCCCGGCCTTCGCGGGGATCTCGACCGACGTCGTCGTGCCGGCCGCCAGCGTCGCCTTCGCGGCCGGCTGGATGGCGCCGTCGGCCGTGATCGCGCGGTAGCTGATCTCCGCGCGGCCGCTCGGCGCCCCGAACTGGAGCGTGCTCGAGCCGCCCACAGGAACGGCCATGACCTGTGACGTGCCGAGAGGAGCCGACGCCGGCACCCAGGCGAAGTCGGACGGATCCTTCGCCGCGGTCCCCCGCGTCGCTCGGACGGCGGCGGTCACCGAGACGTCGGAGCTGACCGCGATGGTGTACTCGCCGTCCGGCAGGCCGGAGAGGGGCACCTGCGTCACCGTGCCGGCGGGGGCGTTCACGACGCCCTTGTCGAGGGCCTGCTGACCGTTCTTGCCGTACACCCGGACCTGGACCACCGCTTCCTGCGCGCCGGGGACGGCCAGTGCCAGCGTGGGCGCGGCATCCTCGAAACCGGAGCCGAGCTTCGCCGCCGCGGCGCCGCCCTTCAGGGAGACGCCCGGGACGACCAGGCGGGTGCCCGGCTGGCCGGTCGGGCCGAGGTAGTCGACGCCGCCGGGTGTCAGCCCGCGCAGGACACTCT
This portion of the Arthrobacter woluwensis genome encodes:
- a CDS encoding GntR family transcriptional regulator, with amino-acid sequence MDTDLDPQNPVPSERANCESDRVVETLRREIVLGVIPAGTPLVERTLGARFGIASRLPVRDALRRLAAEALIDHPPRRRAMVRAFTGRDLANTSEVFEIVDALAIREAAVRRSPADLEVMQQHVHSGRRALSTHDAESQAHHAREFRSAIFTAARNTTLSEIKERIEARVWRMVEHKARHTDAGSFFDDLYSAISAQDPDTAESAFLRYMQQWRQVWKISAFNEIDAHLTTTRSAPVQTTPKRHVASKDPGFVPEFEKIATCLRDQILSGRRRPGDCLSERQIAQEFSVSRAPVVEAITLLVLEGLATRPMHRSAALVRGVPDSDVSDFFNVCATLDTAAIVLAAERATTAQIDHMRQIVDDEERAALAGDLRLVIEKGRVWREVLHQMTENDVLSDSVRLLHGRLQMLMDRVHDALKISRGHRLIFDAIESRQPAVAKAVVQRVFALDWHDEVTIPV